In the Acropora muricata isolate sample 2 chromosome 10, ASM3666990v1, whole genome shotgun sequence genome, one interval contains:
- the LOC136930722 gene encoding Golgi-associated plant pathogenesis-related protein 1-like, translated as MEKHCLISNPLSLSDSKFSQVPIRMFRREFIGETSGCDRACQKDSINVHNKYRANHGAKPLVFDQKLANEAQALIDKGVFKHSDWVKLKKKGAAFAWGSLFPTFTAVIKSWHDEGFYYDYQKGAPKKPTQIVDHFEQIMWKGARKIGCARGGFYGEPWYVAHYDQAPDISKDSAIDNIQEPMMDESNWFKDSSPYTDELQNAETV; from the exons ATGGAG AAACATTGCCTTATTTCGAATCCTCTTTCTCTATCAGATAGTAAATTCTCCCAGGTGCCAATCAGGATGTTCCGTCGGGAATTTATTGGAGAAACCAGTG GTTGTGATCGCGCATGTCAGAAGGACA GCATTAATGTTCACAACAAATACAGAGCTAATCATGGCGCTAAGCCATTGGTGTTCGATCAAAAGCTGGCGAACGAGGCACAAGCGTTGATTGACAAGGGAGTGttcaagcattctgattgggtGAAGCTGAAAAAGAAAGGCGCTGCGTTTGCTTGGGGATCGCTCTTCCCAACATTCACCGCTGTTATAAAGAGTTGGCACGACGAAGGCTTTTATTATGATTACCAAAAAGGGGCTCCAAAGAAACCAACTCAG ATAGTAGACCACTTTGAACAGATAATGTGGAAGGGAGCTCGCAAGATTGGCTGTGCTCGTGGTGGTTTTTATGGAGAGCCTTGGTATGTGGCACATTATGACCAAGCACCAGATATAAGCAAGGATAGCGCCATAGACAACATCCAGGAACCAATGATG GATGAAAGCAATTGGTTCAAGGATTCGTCCCCATACACAGATGAATTGCAAAATGCAGAGACCGTATAA
- the LOC136887904 gene encoding uncharacterized protein — protein sequence MTYAACLTFVVFSYSFLAFVDASVKRSQNAASQLPSSPDSTSKPHSPVIKGKSERNVTLTAKHFLREKSSDKGNVNAKRGFSERDSGPWSVKSDTSLPQPQQYDEMGGAVRNPLEDGTYLTPAKSTDKFEYYTEHYSPDPYVAAAQREEWMTVNTGNGVSPNPRLSRKSKRPKVKQNKEIIVLVKKAKIKHVRSMHNKAR from the exons atgacaTATGCCGCGTGTTTaacatttgttgttttttcgtaTTCGTTCTTGGCTTTTGTTG ACGCATCTGTTAAACGTTCCCAGAATGCAGCATCTCAACTCCCGTCATCCCCAGATTCCACGTCTAAACCACACAGCCCTGTAATAAAAGGAAAATCGGAACGCAACGTGACGCTCACAGCTAAACACTTCCTTCGGGAAAAATCCAGTGACAAAGGAAATGTAAACGCTAAGAGGGGTTTCTCGGAAAGAGACTCGGGGCCGTGGTCAGTGAAAAGCGATACAAGTTTACCGCAACCTCAGCAGTATGATGAAATGGGAG GCGCCGTCAGGAATCCTCTTGAAGATGGGACTTACTTGACACCCGCCAAATCTACGGACAAGTTTGAGTACTACACTGAACACTACTCACCAGATCCCTACGTAGCAGCTGCACAGAGGGAGGAATGGATGACAGTGAATACCGGCAACGGCGTCTCGCCCAACCCACGCCTCAGCCGAAAATCCAAAAGACCCAAAGtcaaacaaaacaaggaaattattgttttagtgaaGAAGGCGAAAATCAAACACGTCAGGAGCATGCACAATAAGGCGCGATGA
- the LOC136931603 gene encoding uncharacterized protein isoform X1, whose product MRLFAALEFRNMRGKHLLAIILVVIVSRAMAKSVKNHAKSVKSKHKQQEGHRRHASVYPGSSVTPSAAPNATTPAPVQPGATAAPVPPPATAITPAPVPVPSPTIVTSAPNVSTIAPAPVPGVTPNVTTIAPAPAPVPALNVTSVAPASVTVPGVVPPEANTSSPTLQPPAAPAPNVTTAPSPAPAALPAATPVPAAPNVTTAAPVPASNFTTVAPAQAAVPPAQAAVPPATPAPNGTLPPPAAATPVVPPASGAPVTTTPTPASGVVPSTATFKEDITTEKKKYKHHEDTKEARKPKKNDSKSGKKKQRNDLSKKKQHEGCKKRRDKSIKKSKKLSKNVSGRTSLIGMFILC is encoded by the exons ATGCGACTTTTT GCCGCACTAGAATTTAGAAACATGAGAGGCAAACATCTACTGGCAATCATTCTCGTGG TGATTGTGTCAAGAGCCATGGCTAAAAGCGTAAAGAACCATGCCAAAAGCGTAAAATCAAAGCACAAGCAACAAGAAGGACATCGTCGACATGCTTCGGTATATCCGGGTTCCTCTGTCACTCCATCTGCCGCCCCTAATGCCACAACACCTGCACCAGTACAACCGGGCGCTACGGCAGCTCCTGTACCCCCGCCGGCAACTGCAATCACCCCAGCACCTGTCCCAGTTCCAAGTCCAACTATAGTAACATCAGCACCAAATGTTTCCACTATAGCACCAGCGCCAGTTCCAGGAGTAACACCAAATGTCACCACAATTGCACCAGCACCAGCTCCTGTCCCGGCTCTCAACGTCACTTCTGTCGCACCGGCAAGTGTTACAGTTCCTGGTGTTGTACCGCCAGAAGCAAACACCTCCTCACCGACATTACAACCACCAGCAGCTCCTGCTCCAAATGTTACCACAGCACCATCTCCGGCGCCTGCAGCACTCCCTGCAGCCACGCCGGTACCAGCAGCCCCCAACGTGACTACAGCTGCCCCAGTTCCTGCTTCTAACTTCACCACAGTAGCCCCAGCACAAGCCGCTGTCCCACCAGCACAAGCCGCTGTCCCACCAGCCACACCAGCACCAAATGGAACACTACCCCCACCGGCTGCAGCAACTCCTGTGGTTCCACCAGCAAGCGGTGCTCCAGTCACCACTACTCCAACACCTGCAAGTGGGGTTGTTCCTTCCACAGCAA CTTTCAAGGAAGATATTACAACAgagaagaaaaaatacaaacatCATGAGGACACGAAAGAggcaagaaaaccaaaaaagaacGATAGCAAgtcaggaaaaaagaaacagagaaatgatttatcgaaaaaaaagcaacatgaaGGGTGTAAAAAACGAAGAGATAAAAGTATCAAGAAGAGCAAGAAACTGTCGAAGAATGTGTCAGGAAGAACCTCTCTGATCGGCATGTTTATATTGTGCTAA
- the LOC136931603 gene encoding uncharacterized protein isoform X2 yields the protein MRGKHLLAIILVVIVSRAMAKSVKNHAKSVKSKHKQQEGHRRHASVYPGSSVTPSAAPNATTPAPVQPGATAAPVPPPATAITPAPVPVPSPTIVTSAPNVSTIAPAPVPGVTPNVTTIAPAPAPVPALNVTSVAPASVTVPGVVPPEANTSSPTLQPPAAPAPNVTTAPSPAPAALPAATPVPAAPNVTTAAPVPASNFTTVAPAQAAVPPAQAAVPPATPAPNGTLPPPAAATPVVPPASGAPVTTTPTPASGVVPSTATFKEDITTEKKKYKHHEDTKEARKPKKNDSKSGKKKQRNDLSKKKQHEGCKKRRDKSIKKSKKLSKNVSGRTSLIGMFILC from the exons ATGAGAGGCAAACATCTACTGGCAATCATTCTCGTGG TGATTGTGTCAAGAGCCATGGCTAAAAGCGTAAAGAACCATGCCAAAAGCGTAAAATCAAAGCACAAGCAACAAGAAGGACATCGTCGACATGCTTCGGTATATCCGGGTTCCTCTGTCACTCCATCTGCCGCCCCTAATGCCACAACACCTGCACCAGTACAACCGGGCGCTACGGCAGCTCCTGTACCCCCGCCGGCAACTGCAATCACCCCAGCACCTGTCCCAGTTCCAAGTCCAACTATAGTAACATCAGCACCAAATGTTTCCACTATAGCACCAGCGCCAGTTCCAGGAGTAACACCAAATGTCACCACAATTGCACCAGCACCAGCTCCTGTCCCGGCTCTCAACGTCACTTCTGTCGCACCGGCAAGTGTTACAGTTCCTGGTGTTGTACCGCCAGAAGCAAACACCTCCTCACCGACATTACAACCACCAGCAGCTCCTGCTCCAAATGTTACCACAGCACCATCTCCGGCGCCTGCAGCACTCCCTGCAGCCACGCCGGTACCAGCAGCCCCCAACGTGACTACAGCTGCCCCAGTTCCTGCTTCTAACTTCACCACAGTAGCCCCAGCACAAGCCGCTGTCCCACCAGCACAAGCCGCTGTCCCACCAGCCACACCAGCACCAAATGGAACACTACCCCCACCGGCTGCAGCAACTCCTGTGGTTCCACCAGCAAGCGGTGCTCCAGTCACCACTACTCCAACACCTGCAAGTGGGGTTGTTCCTTCCACAGCAA CTTTCAAGGAAGATATTACAACAgagaagaaaaaatacaaacatCATGAGGACACGAAAGAggcaagaaaaccaaaaaagaacGATAGCAAgtcaggaaaaaagaaacagagaaatgatttatcgaaaaaaaagcaacatgaaGGGTGTAAAAAACGAAGAGATAAAAGTATCAAGAAGAGCAAGAAACTGTCGAAGAATGTGTCAGGAAGAACCTCTCTGATCGGCATGTTTATATTGTGCTAA
- the LOC136931163 gene encoding WD repeat domain-containing protein 83-like gives MELLLPCKESNQLEGHQGAVRAVRFNYDGNYCLTCGSDKLLKLWNPHKGVLLKTYTGHGYEVLDAAGSGDNSRLASCGADKTVVHWDVATGQILRRFRGHTGRINCVKFNQPDSTVIISGSYDTTVRCWDCRSRSPEPIQVIDDAKDSVSSVMLSQQEILSGSIDGKVRNYDLRMGQLRVDCISQPVTSVSFTKDGQCALVSTLDNTIRLLDKDSGELLNEFTGHVNKDYKVDSCLSSSDAQVVSGSENGNIYFWDLVEAKIVHTLEKAHKLVVYSISYHPTANCLLSASSDSKVKVWHDSNWEPE, from the exons ATGGAACTATTACTTCCATGCAAGGAGTCTAATCAGTTAGAGGGTCACCAAGGGGCTGTGCGAGCCGTGAGGTTTAATTACGATGGAAACTACTGTTTGACATGTGGAAGCGATAAGCTTCTCAAGTTATGGAACCCTCACAAAGGTGTACTTCTCAAAACATACACTGGACACGGATATGAAGTACTTGATGCTGCAGGATCAGGTGATAACAGTAGGTTGGCTAGCTGTGGAGCTGATAAGACCGTGGTTCATTGGGATGTAGCTACTGGGCAGATTCTCCGACGATTTAGAGGGCATACTGGT AGAATAAACTGTGTGAAGTTTAATCAACCTGACAGCACAGTCATCATTTCTGGATCATATGACACTACAGTGCGTTGTTGGGACTGTAGATCTAGGAGCCCTGAACCCATTCAAGTAATAGATGATGCTAAGGATAGTGTGTCATCAGTGATGCTGTCCCAACAAGAGATCCTTTCTGG CTCAATTGATGGCAAAGTTCGCAACTACGATCTTCGAATGGGTCAACTGCGTGTGGATTGTATTAGCCAGCCAGTAACAAGTGTTAGCTTTACCAAGGACGGCCAGTGTGCGCTGGTATCAACTCTTGATAACACAATTCGCTTGCTGGACAAGGACTCAGGAGAACTGTTAAATGA GTTCACAGGTCATGTTAACAAAGACTATAAAGTAGACAGTTGTTTGAGTAGCAGTGATGCACAGGTGGTGAGTGGCTCAGAGAATGGAAATATATATTTCTGGGATCTGGTTGAAGCAAAAATCGTACATACCCTGGAAAAAGCTCACAAATTGGTTGTGTATTCTATCTCTTACCATCCTACGGCAAATTGCCTTTTGTCTGCATCTTCAGACTCAAAAGTCAAAGTTTGGCACGACTCAAATTGGGAACCTGAGTAA
- the LOC136931162 gene encoding putative methyltransferase C9orf114, with product MADKDVVKRENKTKVKNKGNKRKKDPSPEQESSDSKTKLRKTDDSTEMNNTRGRHFTVSLALPGSIINNAQSPELKTYLAGQIARALAVFSIDEVVIFDESVRAQIDSDNSFKRSKDPNVFLARILQYIECPQYLRKIFFPKHLDLQYAGILNPLDTPHHMTIDEDAPFREGVVLDRPVKMGAGSFVNAGMRKEVRIDKALKPGLRVTVKFGENSKTGSKFYSGTVVSPSAPRTECGLYWGYNVRVAPSFGAVFTQSPYTDGYDVTIGTSESGTSVDELELPNFRHLLVVFGGLKGLEASLESDEQLTANDPTLVFDHYLNTCPGQGSGTIRTEEALLVTMSALRPIIANATNWKFASNN from the exons atggcggacaag GATGTGGTAAAGCGTGAAAATAAGACGAAAG TAAAGAACAAAggcaataaaagaaaaaaagatccTTCTCCTGAACAAGAATCCTCTGATTcaaagacaaaactgagaaaaacAGATGACAGCACAGAGATGAACAACACAAGAG GACGTCATTTCACCGTCAGCCTTGCCCTCCCAGGCTCAATCATAAACAATGCTCAGTCTCCAGAATTAAAAACTTATTTAGCAGGccag ATTGCCCGTGCCTTAGCAGTTTTCAGTATAGATGAGGTTGTTATCTTTGATGAGTCAGTCAGGGCTCAGATTGATTCTGACAATTCTTTCAAGAGAAGCAAAGATCCAAATGTTTTTCTAGCAAGAATTCTTCAGTATATAGAGTGTCCTCAGTACCTCAGGAAAATCTTCTTTCCAAAACATTTGGACCTACAATATGCTG GAATATTAAACCCCTTGGATACTCCACATCACATGACGATAGATGAAGATGCTCCCTTTAGGGAAGGTGTGGTTCTCGATAGACCAGTGAAGATGGGTGCTGGTTCTTTTGTTAATGCTGGCATGAGAAAAGAAGTAAGAATTGACAAAGCCCTGAAACCGGGTCTTAGAGTTACTGTTAAATTTGGGGAGAACTCAAAAACAG GAAGTAAGTTTTACAGTGGAACAGTGGTGTCACCCAGTGCACCAAGAACAGAGTGCGGACTTTACTGGGGTTACAATGTGCGAGTGGCACCATCTTTTGGTGCAGTTTTTACACAAAGTCCATACACAGATGGCTATGACGTGACAATAGGGACTTCAGAAAGTGGAACCTCAGTTGATGAATTGGAGCTTCCAaattttag GCATTTGTTAGTCGTATTTGGTGGACTGAAAGGACTGGAGGCCAGTTTGGAATCTGATGAACAGCTCACTGCTAACGATCCAACTCTTGTGTTTGATCATTACTTGAACACTTGTCCTGGCCAAGGGAGTGGTACAATCAGGACGGAAGAAGCATTATTAGTCACCATGTCTGCTCTAAGACCAATTATAGCAAATGCAACTAACTGGAAATTTGCGTCTAACAACTGA
- the LOC136931164 gene encoding eukaryotic translation initiation factor 3 subunit G-like — MPVLDKEVEEKPSWADLVEEGEEDRLPPVSEVIDGDTKIVTEFKRNDDGKLLKIVRTFKIETKRVSKTIAKRKLWKKFGDARNDGPGPNPSTTTVTDDVFLILTSNKEDFQQEDDPLKKLSQSSQKIVQCRHCKGDHWTTKCPYKDQLEVIHSQVNEAKLAAGTGAAASSNAEQPAANKTGKYIAPGLREGAANRRGETMPRSQRDESATIRVTNLSEDTRESDLMELFRPFGPISRIFLAKDKQTNQSKGFAFINFVHREDAARAIQSVQGFGYDHLILNVEWAKPSNQQ; from the exons ATGCCAGTGCTTGATAAAGAAGTCGA AGAGAAGCCTAGTTGGGCGGACTTAgttgaagaaggagaagaag ATCGTCTACCACCTGTCTCAGAGGTCATTGATGGTGACACTAAAATTGTAACTGAGTTTAAGAGGAATGATGATGGGAAACTTCTCAAG ATTGTGAGGACtttcaaaattgaaaccaaacGAGTTTCGAAGACAATAGCGAAGAGAAAG ttgTGGAAGAAATTTGGAGATGCCAGAAATGATGGTCCAGGGCCAAATCCATCGACAACAACAGTTACTGATGATGTGTTTCTTATCCTCACATCAAACAAGGAG GACTTCCAACAAGAAGATGATCCATTAAAGAAGCTTAGTCAAAGCTCACAGAAAATAGTGCAGTGTCGTCACTGCAAAGGGGACCATTGGACCACCAAGTGTCCTTACAAGGACCAACTAGAGGTCATACATAGCCAAGTCAATGAAGCCAAGCTTGCTGCTG GAACAGGGGCAGCAGCAAGCAGCAATGCTGAGCAGCCTGCGGCAAATAAGACAGGAAAATACATTGCTCCTGGATTGCGAGAGGGAGCAGCAAACAGACGAGGAGAAACAATGCCACGCTCACAAAGAG ATGAATCAGCCACCATTCGAGTGACTAACCTTTCAGAAGACACCAGAGAATCTGATCTCATGGAGCTGTTTCGCCCCTTTGGACCCATTTCCAGAATCTTTCTGGCTAAGGACAAGCAAACCAACCAATCCAAG GGTTTTGCATTTATCAACTTTGTTCACCGTGAAGATGCAGCTCGAGCTATTCAAAGTGTGCAAGGATTTGGTTATGATCATCTCATCTTGAATGTGGAATGGGCCAA gCCTTCAAACCAACAGTGA
- the LOC136931166 gene encoding melanocortin receptor 5-like, whose amino-acid sequence MENSTASALSSEAVTALSVVSAVASLIGSVGNLLVLLAVFKNDNIRTIPDFFITSLAFSDFTVCAVFLPLSIYQFHQQNTEQENDSPSLAKSFLGHVSMVASATNMFAVTIDRVIAIGFPFKYVASVTKQKAAVTIAVVWMISIALGALFIGNLISIYVIAIYSAVLLINTIVMYIYIFVKAKRQENRIQEMTTRMPGVSAEKKVAKTIFTVVGIYAVCWLPTLLLPAFVNPSSEQFKQSFPWVMTLLASNSALNPFIYCLKSQKYRLAFSKILRRISVT is encoded by the coding sequence ATGGAAAACTCAACTGCCAGCGCTTTATCAAGCGAAGCAGTCACAGCACTGTCTGTGGTTTCTGCTGTAGCTAGTCTCATTGGGAGCGTGGGAAACCTCCTGGTCCTTCTAGCGGTCTTCAAAAACGACAATATTCGAACGATACCTGATTTTTTCATCACCAGTTTGGCATTTTCGGATTTCACAGTTTGCGCTGTCTTCTTGCCATTGTCAATTTACCAATTTCATCAACAGAATACTGAACAAGAAAACGATTCACCTTCTTTGGCTAAAAGCTTTCTCGGTCACGTTTCCATGGTTGCATCCGCAACCAACATGTTCGCAGTCACCATTGACCGTGTTATTGCGATAGGATTTCCATTCAAATACGTTGCTTCGGTTACGAAACAGAAAGCCGCTGTAACCATAGCAGTCGTCTGGATGATTTCAATAGCACTTGGAGCTCTGTTTATAGGGAACCTCATCTCCatttacgtgattgcgatttacTCAGCTGTTTTGCTTATTAACACGATAGTGATGTATATCTACATTTTTGTCAAAGCCAAACGCCAAGAGAACAGGATCCAGGAAATGACCACACGGATGCCAGGTGTATCAGCGGAGAAGAAGGTAGCCAAAACTATTTTCACAGTTGTGGGAATCTACGCTGTATGTTGGTTACCAACGCTCCTCCTTCCAGCATTTGTGAACCCTTCTTCGGAACAGTTTAAACAATCATTTCCTTGGGTTATGACGCTTTTGGCTAGCAACTCTGCACTTAATCCTTTTATCTACTGCTTGAAAAGCCAAAAGTACCGCTTAGCATTCTCTAAAATTCTTCGCCGTATATCCGTAACCTAG